A stretch of the Actinomycetota bacterium genome encodes the following:
- a CDS encoding NlpC/P60 family protein: MRFTLHARLKSASVSAEALQMGPPQTPRFRRPLRRALHLAAFALAALVATGVFTPGVASAGGFDLTAGDEGSGPPAPVSVVDPSVYARGSRIEWADVRSGYWARTAIDYVGKHNNWMRDYPEQRNGETPFKPNKLEPRKLFLRAAVRAFAPDERPDPDIVFDDLPKSSNLWDFASVAVKLGWIERSGGKIRPDDAVSMQVVHQVLTTALGLRGPVNGIDRLETANGIGFKTTKYTGSTLIGMRIGLRYNHGNERDDVTPKSKLPRSEVAWSLYRAATVASWTLDAMDVYTNLTLPSMSAERAKIVRWGLRYAGYPYIWGGEWHRRTRSGYCCGAQPTGGFDCSGLTWWVIKRSGSGWDPTPPRSYRGWDLAQRSSADMARATRNRVGWKNKKVGDLLLYDGNRDGTVDHVNVYAGKGFAVDSSSSAGGVSLMWVGNGWYRDHFKYARRVVK, encoded by the coding sequence GTGCGGTTCACGCTCCACGCCCGGCTCAAGTCCGCGTCCGTGAGCGCCGAGGCACTCCAGATGGGGCCTCCGCAGACTCCACGGTTCCGTCGACCCCTGCGACGCGCGCTGCATCTCGCCGCGTTCGCGCTCGCCGCCCTCGTCGCGACGGGAGTGTTCACACCCGGGGTCGCATCGGCCGGCGGGTTCGACCTCACGGCGGGCGACGAAGGATCCGGACCGCCTGCGCCGGTTTCGGTGGTCGATCCGTCCGTCTACGCGCGAGGCTCGCGCATCGAGTGGGCAGACGTCCGATCGGGATACTGGGCTCGGACGGCGATCGACTACGTCGGGAAGCACAACAACTGGATGCGTGACTACCCGGAACAACGCAACGGGGAGACGCCCTTCAAGCCGAACAAGCTCGAACCACGGAAGCTGTTCCTGCGCGCGGCGGTTCGCGCGTTCGCACCCGACGAGAGACCGGACCCCGACATCGTCTTCGACGACCTCCCGAAGAGCTCGAACCTCTGGGACTTCGCCAGCGTCGCGGTCAAGCTCGGGTGGATCGAACGCTCCGGCGGGAAGATCCGTCCCGACGACGCCGTTTCGATGCAGGTCGTGCATCAGGTGCTCACGACCGCGCTGGGACTGCGCGGCCCGGTCAACGGCATCGACCGGCTCGAGACCGCGAACGGGATCGGGTTCAAGACGACCAAGTACACCGGCTCGACCTTGATCGGGATGCGGATCGGCCTGCGGTACAACCATGGCAACGAGCGCGACGACGTGACGCCGAAGAGCAAGCTTCCCCGGTCGGAGGTCGCGTGGTCGCTCTACCGAGCCGCGACCGTCGCGTCGTGGACGCTGGACGCGATGGACGTGTACACGAACCTCACCCTGCCGTCGATGAGCGCCGAGCGGGCGAAGATCGTGCGGTGGGGGCTGCGGTACGCGGGCTATCCCTACATCTGGGGCGGCGAGTGGCACCGTCGCACGCGCTCGGGCTACTGCTGCGGAGCTCAGCCCACGGGTGGGTTCGACTGCTCCGGGCTCACTTGGTGGGTGATCAAGCGATCCGGATCTGGCTGGGATCCCACGCCCCCGCGCAGCTACCGCGGCTGGGACCTCGCACAGCGTTCCTCCGCGGACATGGCGCGCGCCACTCGCAATCGGGTCGGCTGGAAGAACAAGAAGGTCGGCGACCTCTTGCTCTACGACGGCAACCGAGACGGCACCGTCGACCACGTGAACGTGTACGCGGGCAAAGGTTTCGCCGTCGACTCGTCGAGCAGCGCGGGGGGCGTGTCGCTGATGTGGGTCGGCAATGGCTGGTACCGCGATCACTTCAAGTACGCGCGACGCGTCGTCAAGTAG
- the larE gene encoding ATP-dependent sacrificial sulfur transferase LarE encodes MSATLNAARIADLGTVLSGTGGVVVAFSGGIDSTLVAAVAARVLGDRALAVTGVSASLPPGELSEARKVASAQGIRHRMVRTDEMSKPGYLENGADRCYHCKDELYGVLARIADQEGLPVVVSGANVDDLGDVRPGLRAASEHGVRHPLVEAGFTKADVRAAALEFDIPTWDKPSSACLSSRVAFGQQITVGELTRVGRAERTLKDLGFRQCRVRVHGDLARIEVEPDELARLTDPAIRTEVVERLRSLGYAFVTLDLEGFRSGSMHATARDDT; translated from the coding sequence ATGAGCGCCACCCTGAACGCGGCCCGGATCGCCGATCTGGGGACGGTCCTGTCGGGGACCGGGGGGGTGGTGGTCGCCTTCTCCGGGGGGATCGACTCGACCCTCGTCGCGGCCGTCGCCGCGCGGGTCCTCGGCGACCGGGCGCTCGCGGTGACCGGCGTGTCCGCGTCGCTCCCTCCCGGTGAGCTGAGCGAGGCCCGCAAGGTCGCCTCGGCGCAGGGTATCCGGCATCGCATGGTGCGCACCGACGAGATGTCCAAGCCGGGCTACCTCGAGAACGGCGCCGACCGCTGCTACCACTGCAAGGACGAGCTGTACGGCGTCCTCGCGCGAATCGCGGATCAGGAGGGCCTGCCCGTCGTCGTGTCGGGCGCCAACGTCGACGATCTCGGTGATGTGCGGCCCGGGCTGCGCGCCGCCTCCGAGCACGGGGTCCGCCATCCGCTCGTCGAAGCGGGATTCACGAAGGCGGACGTGCGTGCAGCGGCGCTCGAGTTCGACATCCCGACCTGGGACAAGCCCTCGTCTGCGTGCCTCTCGTCCCGCGTCGCGTTCGGGCAGCAGATCACGGTGGGAGAGCTGACGCGCGTCGGGCGGGCCGAACGCACGTTGAAGGATCTCGGCTTCCGGCAGTGCCGCGTGCGTGTCCACGGAGATCTGGCCCGGATCGAGGTCGAGCCCGACGAACTCGCCCGGCTGACCGATCCGGCGATCCGAACCGAGGTCGTCGAGCGGCTGCGTTCCCTCGGGTACGCCTTCGTCACGCTCGATCTCGAGGGCTTCCGGTCCGGCAGCATGCACGCGACCGCGCGCGACGACACGTAG
- a CDS encoding co-chaperone GroES, giving the protein MTSGSAPVGSTPEPRPASLRRASSRTIGAPATSAPQVRLTGDRIVVEHPDSGERTSRGGLLIPATAQPAPKRCIWSEVRLVGPDVRGLNPGDRILFLPQAGLEIELDGEEYLLLRERDVQAVAAADPGGHEPGQYL; this is encoded by the coding sequence GTGACCAGCGGTTCAGCTCCCGTCGGCAGCACTCCCGAACCGCGCCCCGCGTCCCTGCGCCGTGCCTCATCGCGCACGATCGGCGCGCCCGCCACCTCGGCGCCCCAGGTGCGGCTCACGGGCGACCGCATCGTGGTGGAGCACCCGGACAGCGGCGAGCGGACATCCCGCGGCGGACTGCTGATCCCCGCGACCGCCCAGCCCGCCCCGAAACGGTGCATCTGGTCGGAGGTGCGACTGGTGGGACCGGACGTGCGGGGGCTCAACCCGGGTGACCGGATCCTGTTCCTCCCGCAGGCCGGCCTCGAGATCGAGCTGGACGGCGAGGAATACCTGTTGCTGCGCGAGCGCGACGTGCAGGCCGTCGCGGCCGCCGATCCCGGGGGACACGAGCCCGGGCAGTACCTCTAG
- a CDS encoding prolyl oligopeptidase family serine peptidase, giving the protein MPAMPRSSVNWTRRYTAVRLGFPAWTEAFPGRVAFVSTESGIWQVWTAEATGERRVRLSDETVGVEAVLVAPDGRIVWWRDATGDERGTWVGVDPEGGTPAALVEGIPAGWSTGISFSGDLVAIGVATGEEYRVYLATGDGPPRILTRSQQPLGVGRLDVPGSGGLSADGRLLCVRESEHGDIVHQALRVVSTDDGATAGELEDAGSHLDPVGWSPVPGDRRLAFTSELADFERPAIWDLATGIRRDLEVDLAGAVIPLGWWPDGSAILARQEHEGRDRLVRVNAETGATEIVADTGGEIIEAAVRPDGEIWLATSDTERPQHTVTSGGRVVLAPPGEPAPTGRPYAPFWFDNPHGQAIQAFVVTPVGTGPFPTVISVHGGPEWHERNRYDPEAQSLVDAGYAVALVNYRGSTGYGVAFRRALYGDPWLPETEDVIACLDALIAAGITDPDRAAFSGWSWGGCLACLTEGLHPDRWKAVVAGIPSGDFVAAHHASMPEIKAYDLALYGGTPEEKPELWAERNPMTFAARAKAPVLVIAGESDPRCPLEGILPWVEAVRAAGADAQLIRYAAGHHANATDQQVAHMAGILDFLARHL; this is encoded by the coding sequence ATGCCCGCGATGCCACGAAGCTCGGTGAACTGGACCCGCAGGTACACGGCCGTCCGGCTCGGGTTCCCCGCGTGGACGGAGGCGTTCCCCGGCCGCGTGGCGTTCGTCTCGACCGAGAGTGGGATCTGGCAGGTATGGACGGCCGAGGCGACGGGCGAGCGGCGCGTTCGCCTCAGCGACGAGACCGTCGGTGTCGAGGCCGTCCTCGTCGCTCCGGACGGCCGGATCGTGTGGTGGCGCGACGCGACGGGCGACGAACGCGGCACCTGGGTCGGCGTCGATCCCGAAGGTGGCACTCCCGCGGCTCTGGTCGAGGGGATCCCCGCCGGCTGGAGTACCGGGATCTCGTTCAGCGGTGACCTCGTCGCGATCGGGGTGGCGACCGGCGAGGAGTATCGCGTGTACCTCGCAACGGGCGACGGGCCACCGCGGATCCTGACGCGGAGCCAACAACCACTCGGTGTCGGTCGCCTCGACGTTCCCGGCTCAGGAGGGCTGTCGGCCGACGGACGGCTCCTCTGCGTCCGCGAATCCGAACACGGAGACATCGTGCATCAAGCCCTCCGCGTCGTATCGACGGACGATGGGGCGACGGCGGGCGAGCTGGAGGACGCGGGGTCGCATCTGGACCCGGTCGGTTGGAGCCCGGTCCCCGGCGACCGGAGGCTCGCGTTCACTTCCGAACTCGCCGACTTCGAGCGACCGGCGATCTGGGATCTCGCCACCGGCATCCGCCGCGACCTCGAGGTGGATCTTGCCGGGGCCGTGATCCCGCTCGGATGGTGGCCGGACGGATCGGCGATCCTCGCCCGGCAGGAGCACGAGGGACGGGACCGCCTCGTCCGCGTGAACGCAGAGACGGGCGCCACCGAGATCGTCGCCGACACCGGTGGCGAGATCATCGAAGCGGCCGTGCGGCCGGACGGAGAGATCTGGCTCGCGACGAGCGACACCGAGCGCCCGCAGCACACGGTCACCTCCGGTGGCCGGGTGGTCCTGGCGCCACCCGGCGAGCCCGCTCCGACGGGACGGCCGTACGCACCGTTCTGGTTCGACAATCCACACGGCCAGGCGATACAGGCCTTCGTCGTCACCCCGGTGGGAACGGGTCCGTTCCCCACGGTGATCAGCGTGCACGGCGGACCGGAATGGCACGAGCGCAACCGGTACGACCCCGAGGCCCAGTCGCTGGTCGACGCCGGGTACGCGGTCGCGCTCGTGAACTACCGCGGCTCCACGGGATACGGCGTCGCGTTCCGACGCGCGCTGTACGGCGACCCCTGGCTGCCCGAGACCGAGGATGTGATCGCCTGTCTCGACGCTCTGATCGCCGCGGGGATCACCGACCCCGACCGCGCGGCGTTCTCCGGCTGGTCCTGGGGAGGATGCCTCGCCTGTCTCACCGAGGGGCTGCATCCCGATCGCTGGAAGGCGGTCGTCGCAGGGATCCCCTCGGGGGACTTCGTCGCGGCACACCACGCCTCGATGCCCGAGATCAAGGCCTACGACCTCGCGCTGTACGGCGGGACGCCCGAAGAGAAGCCCGAACTCTGGGCGGAACGCAACCCGATGACCTTCGCCGCGAGGGCGAAGGCTCCCGTCCTGGTGATCGCGGGGGAGAGCGACCCCCGGTGTCCGCTCGAGGGGATCCTTCCGTGGGTCGAGGCGGTACGCGCTGCCGGC
- a CDS encoding prolyl oligopeptidase family serine peptidase, producing the protein MPPTVGGYGTWASPVSAATVAEGRRGLGAVWLDGGATLWTELRPAEGGRNVLMRAAPFAEPVDVTPEGFNVRTRVHEYGGGAFWVREGVVVFANLADQRLYRQDAVGSSPEPITPDTGGCHRYADGRFLPGGGFAVCVRERHETDGTVVNELVRLPADGSEAPSIVAEGADFFAAPRPSPDGSRLTWIRWNTPQMPWDGTELWVADLAPDGATRGERRVAGGAEESILQPVWSPTGALHVVSDRSGWWNLYRVGEDDELVALHPADAEFASPPWEFGSANFGFLDDGRIAVIYERDTVGHLALLDPGAGEMLDMDLPFTTFAPPDLDAEGMTIAVLAGGPAIPVSVVSIDFASRSVEVLRETDALSLDPSWISEPEPFAYPSAAGRTAHALFSPPRNPDAIAPAGERPPLIVMSHGGPTDHAVAAFDLRKQFWTTRGFAVVDVNYGGSSGYGRAYRGLLEGAWGIVDTEDCIAAARFLAGRGDVDGRRMAIRGGSAGGYTTLCALTFHSGVFAAGASYFGVADAEALARDTHKFESRYLDGLIGPYPEAIDRYRERSPIHATDRLETPLLVLQGDEDQVVPPAQAEELVAALRSKGLPHAYLLFRGEQHGFRSSEHIRQALEAELSFYAQIMGFVPAGDLEPLPIENPPD; encoded by the coding sequence ATGCCTCCCACCGTCGGCGGCTACGGCACCTGGGCCTCCCCGGTGTCGGCCGCGACGGTGGCCGAAGGACGCCGCGGGCTCGGTGCGGTGTGGCTCGACGGCGGCGCCACCCTGTGGACCGAGCTCCGGCCGGCCGAAGGTGGTCGGAACGTCCTGATGCGCGCGGCGCCGTTCGCCGAGCCCGTTGATGTGACACCCGAGGGGTTCAACGTTCGGACACGCGTGCACGAGTACGGGGGCGGAGCGTTCTGGGTTCGCGAGGGCGTCGTGGTGTTCGCGAACCTCGCCGACCAACGCCTCTACCGGCAGGACGCCGTGGGCTCCTCGCCGGAACCGATCACGCCGGACACCGGAGGCTGCCACCGCTATGCGGACGGCCGCTTCCTCCCGGGGGGCGGGTTCGCCGTCTGCGTCCGCGAGCGCCACGAGACCGACGGCACCGTCGTGAACGAGCTCGTCCGTCTGCCCGCCGACGGCTCCGAGGCCCCGTCGATCGTCGCCGAGGGAGCGGACTTCTTCGCCGCACCGCGGCCGAGCCCGGACGGCTCACGGCTGACATGGATCCGCTGGAACACGCCCCAGATGCCCTGGGACGGCACCGAGCTCTGGGTCGCCGACCTCGCTCCCGACGGAGCGACGCGGGGCGAGCGACGTGTGGCGGGCGGCGCGGAAGAGTCGATCCTGCAACCCGTCTGGAGCCCGACGGGGGCGTTGCACGTCGTCTCGGATCGCAGCGGTTGGTGGAACCTCTACCGGGTGGGTGAGGACGACGAGCTCGTTGCGCTCCACCCGGCCGACGCTGAGTTCGCGTCCCCGCCCTGGGAGTTCGGCTCCGCGAACTTCGGCTTCCTCGACGACGGCCGCATCGCAGTGATCTACGAACGGGACACGGTCGGTCACCTCGCGCTGCTGGATCCGGGCGCCGGCGAGATGCTCGACATGGATCTGCCGTTCACCACGTTCGCGCCTCCGGATCTGGATGCCGAGGGGATGACGATCGCGGTGCTCGCAGGCGGTCCCGCGATCCCCGTGTCGGTGGTCTCGATCGACTTCGCCTCGCGCTCGGTCGAGGTACTGCGGGAAACCGACGCCCTGTCCCTCGATCCGTCCTGGATCTCCGAGCCGGAGCCGTTCGCGTACCCGAGCGCCGCCGGCCGCACGGCGCATGCGTTGTTCTCTCCGCCCCGCAACCCCGATGCCATCGCCCCGGCAGGGGAGCGGCCACCCCTGATCGTGATGAGCCACGGCGGCCCGACCGATCACGCGGTCGCCGCGTTCGATCTGCGCAAGCAGTTCTGGACCACCCGTGGATTCGCCGTGGTCGACGTGAACTACGGCGGGAGCTCCGGCTACGGTCGGGCCTATCGCGGGCTCCTCGAGGGCGCCTGGGGCATCGTCGACACGGAGGACTGCATCGCGGCCGCGCGCTTCCTCGCCGGCCGTGGGGACGTGGACGGCCGCCGGATGGCGATCCGGGGCGGCAGTGCCGGTGGATACACGACCCTGTGCGCGTTGACCTTCCACAGCGGTGTCTTCGCGGCAGGCGCGAGCTACTTCGGGGTGGCGGACGCGGAGGCGCTCGCGCGGGACACCCACAAGTTCGAGTCCCGGTACCTGGACGGGCTGATCGGTCCTTACCCGGAGGCGATCGACCGCTACCGCGAGCGATCGCCGATCCATGCGACGGACCGCCTCGAGACGCCGTTGCTCGTCCTGCAGGGGGACGAAGACCAGGTGGTGCCCCCCGCCCAGGCCGAGGAGCTCGTGGCCGCCCTGCGGTCCAAGGGGCTGCCGCACGCGTACCTGTTGTTCCGCGGGGAACAGCACGGCTTCCGATCGTCCGAGCACATCCGGCAGGCGCTCGAGGCCGAGCTGTCGTTCTACGCGCAGATCATGGGGTTCGTCCCGGCCGGAGACCTCGAGCCGCTCCCGATCGAGAACCCGCCGGACTGA
- the groL gene encoding chaperonin GroEL (60 kDa chaperone family; promotes refolding of misfolded polypeptides especially under stressful conditions; forms two stacked rings of heptamers to form a barrel-shaped 14mer; ends can be capped by GroES; misfolded proteins enter the barrel where they are refolded when GroES binds) has protein sequence MAAKIISYDEEARRALESGMDQLANAVKITLGPKGRNVVLEKKWGAPTITNDGVSIAKEIDLDDPLERVGAELVKEVAKKTDDVAGDGTTTATVLAQAIVKEGLRNVAAGASPTSIKRGIELATERAVESIKNLSKEVEGKEEIANVGAISAADSEIGAKIAEAVDKVGKDGVITVEESNTFGMELELVEGMRFDKGFISPYFVTDPERMEAVLDDPYIVIVNQKISAVKDMLPVLEKVSQSGKALVILAEDIEGEALATLVVNKIRGTFRSVAVKAPGFGDRRKAMLKDIAILTGAEVISEEIGLKLENTTLDLLGTARKIVVTKDETTIVEGGGKQEDITGRVNQIKAEIDKTDSDYDREKLQERLAKLSGGVAVIKVGAATEVELKEKKHRIEDAVQSTKAAVEEGIVPGGGVALLNAQTALDKLDLEGDEATGAKIVHRALEEPLKQIAHNAGLEGGVIVEKIRALDPGQGLNAATGEYGDMLKFGVIDPTKVTRSALQNAASIAALFLTTEAVIADRPEKAPAAPAMPDGAGGMDF, from the coding sequence ATGGCCGCGAAGATCATCTCTTACGACGAGGAGGCACGGCGCGCGCTCGAGAGCGGCATGGATCAGCTCGCGAACGCCGTGAAGATCACGCTCGGCCCGAAGGGCCGCAACGTGGTCCTCGAGAAGAAGTGGGGGGCGCCGACGATCACGAACGACGGCGTGTCGATCGCGAAGGAGATCGACCTCGACGACCCGCTCGAGAGAGTGGGCGCCGAGCTGGTGAAGGAAGTCGCGAAGAAGACCGACGACGTCGCAGGCGACGGCACGACCACCGCGACGGTGCTCGCCCAGGCCATCGTGAAGGAGGGTCTGCGCAACGTGGCGGCCGGGGCAAGCCCGACCTCGATCAAGCGGGGGATCGAGCTCGCGACCGAGCGCGCCGTCGAGTCGATCAAGAACCTGTCCAAGGAGGTCGAGGGCAAGGAGGAGATCGCCAACGTCGGAGCGATCTCCGCGGCCGACTCCGAGATCGGCGCGAAGATCGCCGAGGCGGTCGACAAGGTCGGCAAGGACGGCGTGATCACGGTCGAGGAGTCGAACACCTTCGGCATGGAGCTCGAGCTCGTCGAGGGTATGCGCTTCGACAAGGGGTTCATCTCGCCGTACTTCGTCACCGACCCGGAGCGGATGGAGGCGGTGCTCGACGACCCCTACATCGTGATCGTGAACCAGAAGATCTCCGCCGTGAAGGACATGCTCCCGGTGCTCGAGAAGGTGAGCCAGTCGGGCAAGGCGCTCGTGATCCTCGCCGAAGACATCGAGGGTGAGGCCCTGGCCACGCTCGTGGTGAACAAGATCCGTGGGACCTTCCGCAGCGTCGCGGTGAAGGCGCCGGGCTTCGGCGACCGCCGCAAGGCGATGCTGAAGGACATCGCGATCCTCACGGGCGCCGAGGTGATCTCCGAGGAGATCGGCCTCAAGCTCGAGAACACCACGCTCGACCTGCTCGGCACCGCTCGCAAGATCGTCGTCACGAAGGACGAGACCACGATCGTCGAGGGTGGCGGCAAGCAGGAGGACATCACCGGCCGTGTGAACCAGATCAAGGCCGAGATCGACAAGACCGACTCCGACTACGACCGCGAGAAGCTCCAGGAGCGGCTCGCGAAGCTGTCGGGCGGTGTCGCCGTGATCAAGGTCGGTGCGGCCACCGAGGTCGAGCTGAAGGAGAAGAAGCACCGGATCGAGGACGCCGTGCAGTCCACGAAGGCGGCCGTCGAGGAGGGCATCGTCCCCGGGGGCGGCGTCGCGTTGCTGAACGCCCAGACCGCACTCGACAAGCTCGATCTCGAGGGCGACGAGGCGACCGGCGCGAAGATCGTGCACCGGGCTCTCGAGGAGCCGCTCAAGCAGATCGCGCACAACGCCGGTCTCGAAGGCGGCGTGATCGTCGAGAAGATCCGGGCGCTCGACCCCGGTCAGGGGCTGAACGCGGCGACCGGTGAGTACGGCGACATGCTGAAGTTCGGCGTGATCGACCCGACGAAGGTGACGCGCTCGGCGCTGCAGAACGCGGCCTCGATCGCGGCGCTGTTCCTCACCACCGAGGCGGTCATCGCGGATCGGCCCGAGAAGGCTCCCGCGGCCCCGGCGATGCCCGACGGTGCCGGAGGGATGGATTTCTGA
- a CDS encoding thioesterase family protein yields the protein MHSERIKIRWRDMDAYGHVNNAVYLNYLEECRDAWAQRTLGEIADVWDFVLAHVGIDYREQLTQDDDEVVVTCRIAGIGTSSIRTREQIRKTDGSLSAEAEAVIVPRDPERSTSRPLTDHEREVLEAVLEQDAT from the coding sequence GTGCATTCAGAACGGATCAAGATCCGCTGGCGCGACATGGACGCCTACGGCCACGTGAACAACGCGGTCTATCTGAACTACCTCGAGGAGTGCCGCGACGCGTGGGCGCAGCGGACCCTGGGCGAGATCGCCGATGTGTGGGACTTCGTGCTCGCCCATGTCGGGATCGACTACCGCGAGCAGCTCACGCAGGATGACGACGAGGTCGTCGTGACGTGCCGGATCGCCGGCATCGGAACGTCGAGCATCCGCACAAGGGAACAGATCCGCAAGACCGACGGCTCACTCTCTGCGGAGGCCGAGGCCGTGATCGTTCCGCGCGACCCCGAGAGGAGCACATCGCGTCCCTTGACCGATCACGAGCGTGAGGTGCTCGAGGCCGTGCTCGAGCAGGACGCTACTTGA
- a CDS encoding HemK/PrmC family methyltransferase: MTNAEELLTNAVATLKASEALDHWQADRDRIEAEELLTWVMGHSEPDPDDQIPAPARRRFVRLVQRRATGEPVPYILGESEFRDLWVDARPGVFVPRDSTEFLAEQAIRRLRRRGDPVSIDLACGSGAVALAIANEVGGADVTGTDLAADAIKLGRRNARKLGLDVDFVQGDLFGGVPARLHGVVDVITVHPPYVAEGELEHLPDEIKNFEPVHTLTDHSDDGLGFVERMADEAWDWLCKGGWVCVEIAPDRARSVASILRSEGFADVRSTKGGMGVTRVVVGRAAT, encoded by the coding sequence GTGACGAACGCAGAAGAACTGCTCACGAACGCGGTCGCGACGTTGAAAGCGTCCGAAGCGCTCGACCATTGGCAGGCCGACCGGGACCGGATCGAGGCGGAGGAGCTCCTCACGTGGGTGATGGGCCACTCCGAGCCGGACCCCGACGACCAGATCCCGGCTCCGGCCCGGCGCCGGTTCGTACGCCTCGTGCAGCGTCGTGCGACCGGCGAGCCGGTTCCGTACATCCTCGGCGAGAGCGAATTCCGGGATCTGTGGGTCGACGCGAGGCCGGGCGTGTTCGTTCCACGCGATTCGACGGAGTTCCTGGCGGAGCAGGCGATCCGGCGACTGCGCCGGCGGGGCGATCCGGTGTCGATCGACCTTGCCTGCGGGTCGGGAGCGGTTGCGTTGGCGATCGCGAACGAGGTGGGTGGAGCCGACGTGACCGGAACCGACCTGGCGGCCGACGCGATCAAGCTCGGTCGGCGGAACGCCCGCAAGCTCGGGCTCGACGTCGACTTCGTGCAGGGCGATCTGTTCGGTGGAGTGCCCGCTCGATTGCACGGGGTGGTCGACGTGATCACCGTCCACCCCCCCTACGTTGCGGAGGGCGAGCTCGAACACCTTCCGGACGAGATCAAGAACTTCGAGCCCGTGCACACGCTCACCGACCACAGCGACGACGGCCTCGGTTTCGTCGAGAGGATGGCGGATGAGGCGTGGGACTGGCTCTGCAAGGGCGGCTGGGTCTGCGTGGAGATCGCGCCCGACCGCGCCCGCTCGGTCGCGAGCATCTTGCGCTCCGAGGGGTTCGCCGACGTCCGCAGCACGAAAGGCGGCATGGGCGTGACGCGGGTCGTCGTGGGGCGGGCGGCAACGTGA
- a CDS encoding secondary thiamine-phosphate synthase enzyme YjbQ, protein MITDTFEVDTRGRVVTDLTGRIRAFVRDRDADGLVHVFVPHATAGLALIEVGAGSERDLEAFVERLLPRDDRYAHRHGSVGHGGDHLMPAVVAPSLVLVVEGGEVVLGTWQSVVLVDPNRENDVRLIRLSFLEG, encoded by the coding sequence GTGATCACCGACACGTTCGAGGTCGACACGCGCGGTCGCGTCGTCACGGACCTGACCGGGCGGATCCGAGCCTTCGTGAGGGATCGTGACGCGGACGGGCTCGTCCACGTGTTCGTGCCACACGCGACGGCGGGCCTGGCGTTGATCGAGGTGGGTGCCGGCTCCGAGCGGGACCTGGAGGCGTTCGTGGAGCGGCTGCTCCCGCGCGACGATCGCTACGCACACCGGCACGGGTCGGTCGGGCACGGTGGCGACCACCTCATGCCGGCGGTCGTTGCTCCTTCCCTCGTCCTGGTGGTGGAGGGCGGAGAGGTCGTGCTCGGAACGTGGCAGAGCGTCGTGCTGGTCGATCCGAACCGAGAGAACGACGTTCGCCTGATCCGGCTCTCGTTCCTCGAGGGGTGA